A single genomic interval of Vicia villosa cultivar HV-30 ecotype Madison, WI unplaced genomic scaffold, Vvil1.0 ctg.002344F_1_1, whole genome shotgun sequence harbors:
- the LOC131638600 gene encoding uncharacterized protein LOC131638600, whose protein sequence is MPELISRTRTRRSGGFVDERTKLYLEDYDRRLAIFLENNPQFMPAEGEPLNADVDHYIWCEVIKEKGPNGCFFGAGNLAASYRRGDRNLFQRLQDGEGGSRQPNLTQEQTELVRQLARRESEAQIEMMRKKQADMEEQHARQMEGIMKKQAEMEEQMRRFMQGGGNYSNAPPQEPEDDGVADDFNPDNYFPDDAS, encoded by the exons atgcctgagctgatttcgaggacccggacaaggagatcgggaggttttgtcgacgagcgcacgaagttgtatctt GAAGATTATGATAGGCGActtgccatttttctggaaaataatcctcaattcatgccagcagagggggagccgctaaatgcggatgttgatcactatatctggtgtgaggttattaaagaaaaaggacctaatggttgcttttttggtgctggaaatttggcggccagctatagacgtggtgaccgcaatctgtttcaaagacttcaggatggagagggtggatcgcgtcaaccaaatctgacacaggaacaaactgaattagtaaggcaattggcgagacgcgaaagtgaggcccagatcgagatgatgcggaagaagcaggctgatatggaggagcagcatgcgcgacagatggagggcattatgaagaagcaagctgagatggaggagcagatgagacggtttatgcaaggaggtggaaattacagtaatgctcctcctcaagagccggaggatgacggggtggctgatgattttaatccggataattattttccggatgatgcgtcttga